A segment of the Neorhodopirellula lusitana genome:
CAGGGAATCCGCTTCGGTCATGTCGTACATGCGATTCCAAGGTGTCTTGGTGCCTTCGCCGGAATCACCGAGTTCGGACTTGCGTTTGCACTCAATGCACTCGCTGGCGTAGGGCAGTGCCTTCAACCGGTTCAGCGGGATTGGCTTACCGCAATCTTCACAATCGCCGTAGTTGCCGGTCTCGAACTTATCGATCGCTTCTTCGATCGCGGCCAATTCGCGGGCCTCGACCTCGACCAACTGGCTATTCAGTTCGTCTTGGACCGTGTCGGCGGCGGCATCGAGCGGGTCGCCCGTTTTTTGTTGGTGCAGTTCCCGGAGGAGACTGAGGTCACCCGCCAAAGCTCTGCGAAGTGCATCGCGACGCCGGACTAACGTGATGCGAAGCTTTTTGAGTGTTTCTTGTCGGGGCATGGTAAGACCTCTTTTGTCAGACGGACAACCGTCACGTAAACCGAAGGAACCGCTGCGAATGAACCGTTTTCTTGAGCTGACCGCGTAATTCGGGCTGAAAGCCTACTTGGTGTATTAGCTAAATCGTGTACTCCGTCATTCGAATCGTCGGCGACCGCGTTGGATGAAAGGCGACGACAAGTCCGAGTTTCTGGGGGACAACGGTGAGACGTGTGGCAGGAAGACAAAGTTCGCCACCCTGGCCAGATTCCAGCCGATGTACCGTCAACTGAAAGACACGGTTGGAAATCGGGGGTGCTGTGGGGCACCCGGGCGGTCAGTGTGGTTGATGCTTCCCCGACCAACAATAGCCATGTTACTGAACGATCAAGCCCAAAAAAGCAGCGATGGACGCTGAATCGGCAAGCGGAGCAATAGTTGTGCCGGTTTGAACGATAAACGGGCAGCCAAATTTACGGTTGAAAAAGAGTTCGTGACGGGGACATTTCAACCACTACCGGCCCGATTGAAGCCGAATGTCCTCCCTCATCGAACGGCCATTTTGGCAGTGTTGAAGATTGGGCTCTCTCACTGCCTGAAAGCGCCAGCCTGGATTGTGGTGCCAGGTAACGCACTCAAGCAAGCCGCGTCACCGTACCAGGCGGTCCGGCTGGGCTCGCTTGGTGAGGCGTGCATGGTGAGGCTCGATTAGTGAGGCTCGATGGATCGGCCCGTTGGGGGACGACGGGCCACGGTGACAGCGAATTAGCTGTAGTTCGGCGTTGGCGGCCGGTAGTCTTCCAGGCGAATGGTTTTGAACCAGTCGATCGTGTGCTTCAGGCCTTCGTCGAGCTTGATGCCCGGGTCCCAGCCCAGTTTTTCCTTGGCGAGCGAAATGTCTGGCCGGCGGCGGGTCGGGTCGTCCGCTGGCAGCGGTTCAAAGGCCAGTTTGCTTTTTGAGTCGCACAGGGCGATGACTTTTTCGGCCAATTCTCGGATCGTGAATTCGACTGGGTTGCCGATGTTCACCGGGCCCACGAATCCGTCTTGGTTCATCATCCCGATGATGGCGTCCACGAGGTCGTCGCGGAAGCAGAACGATCGGGTTTGCTCGCCGTCGCCGAAGAGCGTGATGTCGTCGCCTGCGATCGCTTGGCGGATAAAGGTCGAAACAACTCGACCGTCGTACGGGTGCATCCGGGGGCCGTAGGTATTGAAGATGCGTACCAAGCGGATGTCGACTTTGTTGGACCGGTGGTAGTCCATGAACAACGTTTCCGCGACCCGTTTGCCCTCGTCGTAACAGGCACGAATCCCGATCGGATTGACGTTGCCGCGATAGGATTCGGTTTGGGGATGCTGTTCGGGGTCGCCGTACACTTCCGACGTGCTCGCCTGCAGGATTCGGGCGCCACATCGCTTGGCGATGCCGAGCATGTTGATGGAGCCCAGAACGCTGGTTTTGATCGTTTTGATCGGGTTGTATTGGTAGTGTCCCGGGGCGGCGGGGCACGCCATGTTGTAAATCTGGTCCACTTCCAGGTGAATCGGCAGGGTGATGTCGTGCCGGATCAGCTCGAAGTTAGGGCGTTCAAGCAAGTGGGCGACGTTGGTCTTTTGGCTGGTGAAAAAATTATCGAGGCAGATGACGTCGTGGCCTTGGTCAACGAGTCGTTCGCAGATGTGCGATCCGAGGAAACCGGCACCGCCGGTGACGAGAATTCGTTCGATCATTCAATCTTTTCCAGTGCACGCCGATTGGCGTTGGTAGCGGCAAACAGGCAATCGTTTTGTTGCGGCAGGCGACCAATACAGGCAGGCAACCAACGGGGAAGCTGGCAATCATAGGCAAGCGGGGCATTGCAGCCAGCTGGTGATTGCCGTCGGTAGGCCGCTTTGTGGCCCATTGCCCTGGTTTTGGGCTCTGGCTTATTGGGTCCTGTCGCACAACGCGAAGTCGCCGTTATCGTGCTTGGCAACTGCGATTCTGTCGACCCTAAACGATGAAAAACGTTGTGTTTGTCGCCTCTGAATCGCCACTGCCGGAATGGTCGGCAAAGCCGGTGCGACCGGGGGCCGACGCGACTCGCTTTTGGGGGCAGGGACTAGTCGAATCCGCCTGGTGCGATCAGACTGTCTGAATCATTCGATTGGTCTGGCGATTCGTTTTGGATTGTCAAATCGGGGAGCTGCGAATCAAAAAGTTGCCTCCGCGGTTGTACCGCGTGATCATGTCCAATCGATTTTGCCCGCCCGTTTCCGCTTGCCTGTACGCCGCTTGCCCGTGCCTCACGCTCAAATTGGTCCTATCGCGGTTCATCTGCCTCCCCGGGTGGAGCATAACGATACGCTTCAAGAACAGTTCCCGTCCTGGGACCTGAATCTGATTGCTGAAAAAACAGGCATCCAGCAGCGGCATATTGCCGACCCGGGTGTCACGTCGGCGGATCTTGCCGTGGCTGCCGCAACCGATCTGTTTGAACGCGAGAATATCGATCCTGCATCGATTGATTTTGTCTTGCTGTGCACTCAAACGCCCGACTATCCCCTGCCGACGACAGCCTGCCTGGTGCAAGACCGCTTGGGTTTGCCGACGCGGTGTGGTGCGGTGGATTTCAATCTAGGGTGCAGCGGTTTTGTCTACGGGCTGGCAATGGCCGATGGGCTGATGCAAAGCGGCGCCGCCAAACGTGTGCTGCTGCTGACCGCGGAAACATACAGTAAATACATCGACGACGGTGACCGTAGCCTGCGAACCATTTTTGGTGACGCGGCGGCGGCAACGCTGTTGACGGCGGAAGAGAAGCCTAGTCTGTCCGCATTCCAATTTGGTAGCGATGGCAGCGGAGCGGATATGTTGATCGTCGGTGACGGCGGAGCTCGTCCGCCCGAGGATGCGATCCGTCCGCGACACCGCAAACGCTGGAAGAGCCGTTTGTACATGGACGGCCCCAGCCTGATTAACTTCACCGTCGATGCGATTCCGCGATTGGTGAAGGAAATTCTGGAAGTCGATGGCTACAGCGATGACGACGTCCACCGCTATCTGATGCACCAAGCGACCTGGAAGATGCTCGACCAGTTGCGTTTGCGGATGGACGTCGATGACGCTCGTTTGCCGATTGACATGGCAGACATCGGCAACACGGTTTCCTGCACATTACCGATCCTGATTGATCGCCTGCGCCGCAAGGGTGAGTTGAATCGCGACGTGGCGGGCGACAAGTTGAATGTGTTGGTGGGTTTCGGTGTCGGCCTTTCTTGGGCAGGGTGTTTGTGGCGTGATCATTACCAGGCGACCTGACGCACAGGTTGTCGGATGGGCAAGGTCGATGTGAGGCATCGGCTTCCGCCTGGGAAATCGCTTTCTGATGAAACGGGGGATATGGAATGGATCAGCCAAATAAGGGTGCCGAAGCACAGAACTGCACCGGGTGCTTTTTAGTTGCGTCGCCCTATCTTGCCGACGGCCATTTTTTTCGGTCAGTCGTCTTCATCGTGCGGCATACCGATGAGGGTGCCTTCGGGGTTGTGATTAATCGCGTCAGTGACCAGCGGTTCAGTGACGCGGTTGAAATGTCGGACCCGTCTTGGGCTAAATCATCAAAAAAGTCGAAACCAGGGGCGACGTCGAACGCGGAAGCCGACGCGCCCGCTGATGCATCGGCGTCCATTGATCGAGACCTGATTCACTTAGGCGGGCCAGTCGAAGGTCCTTTAATCGCGCTGCACGAAGTTGCTGGGATTGGGGAGCCTTGTGGTGTTCCCGGCAATCCGGATCAGCCGCACGGCACGGAAACGATTCTGAACGACCATCCCGCGGAAGCGTTCGGTTCGATGTCGATTCAGTATGCCAATGCTCCCGCGTGGATGACGACCGATGAAGATCATTTGCGGATCTTGTTTCGCCGTGAAGACGCGCGGCTGAAATTCATTGTTGGGTATTCAGGTTGGGGCAAGGGACAGCTCGAGGACGAATTGAAGGCGGGCGGTTGGTTGGTCACGCCGGCTGAATCGGATTCCATTTTTGATGGCGATGGGGACATTTGGGAAAAGCTGGTGAAGCGATGTGGCCATGCGATTTTGAAAGACCTTCGTCCCGATTTGTCATTGCCCGCCGAGAGCGAAGCCTTTGACCCGGGGCTGAATTAGCGGTCATGGCACGTTATGTGATCGGCGATGTGCATGGATGCAGCAAGGCGCTGCGTTCGATGCTGGAAACACTGAAGCCCGGGTCGGGCGATGAAGTGATTTTGGTGGGTGACTATGTCGACCGCGGCCCAAATTCAAAAGATGTCGTCGACCAGTTGCTGACGTTACAGCAGTGCTGCGAACTGACCGTTCTGCGTGGCAATCACGAAGTCATGCTGCAAGGCGTGACGATGAACGACATGGACGCGACGACTTGGATCGAAAACGGAGGGAACACGACCATCGCTAGTTACGGTGGTTCGGCCACGAAGATCCCGTCGAATCACTTGGACTTCTTTCAGGGTCTCAAGCGGTATCACGAAACCGAGACTGAAATCTTCGTGCACGCGATGTACGACCCTCAGCAACCCATCGGCGAGCAGAGTGATGAGTTGACCTATTGGACTCATTTGCCGAAAGTTGTACCGGCACCGCACGTCAGTGGGAAGCGAATTTACATGGGCCACACGCCGCAGCCGAACGGAGAAATTCTTCGCCGTTCGCACATGGTTGTCGTGGACACGTACTGTTTCGGCGGCGGCTTCTTGACGGCCCTGGATCTCGAGACGGACGCCATTGTCCAGGCCGACCGGCACGGGCATGTCCGCCGCGTCCCGATCGAGCATCTGTATCTCGCCGCCCTCAAGTGCATTGACTGGTTACGCGGGAAGGGCGGGGAGTCCGAGGGTGGCTAGTTCGTTTTCGAATTAGCCCACTTGTGGCTTAACTTCGTTCCAGACCGCGAGGGCGCCGTCTGCGAAGCTGCCGAAGAAGTTTGGCTCGCTGGGACGTTCTTCTAAGATTTCACGCCAGAAGGCGCGGGCTCGGAATCCGCCACGGTGGCGTCGTTTGCCGCCGGGGCCGTCTCCTTTCAATCGGCGACGATGTCCGTCGTGCCGGCCCTCTTCATGTCGGCCTTCGTCGTGTCGGCCACGCCCGCGTCCTTCAGGGCCACCTCTTCCGGGGCCGCCGCGTCCGGGACCGCCTCTTCCGCGTCCAGGGCCGTCATGTCCCGGGCCATGTCCTCGCCGGTGGCGGCCGCGTCCTGGTTCGTCGTCTGGCTCTTCATCGGGGCCGGCGAAACCGAATGTCTCGTCGTCCGCGATACGGCGAGTCATTTCGATCCAGCCGTCGCGTGTGGAAAGAAAATCGCCCCAGCATTCAGGCGTGACCTCGGTGTGGAAGTCTTCTAGTGCGGAAAGCTGTTGGACGGTCGCTAGGTTCATTGCCCAGTGTCGTCCCGCCGCGTCCCCGGCTGGCGATTGCTCGAGTGGGGCCGATTCCGCGGATTCGGCTTCGGCAGCGAGGGCTTTGAGCCGCTCGACCGTGGCTTCGATGGTCGTGATTTCTTCGAAAGGACCAATCTCTTCTAGTTTGGTTTCGAACGCGTCGCAGGCAATGGCGGACCAATTGACTTGCGAGCCCGTTCGCTTCATGCGTTTCTTCAAATCGTGTGGGACGGTGATCGTGGTGCGAGAAAAGTTGTTGTTCTTCTTCATGTGTTTCCGTGTGGGGAACAGGTTAGGTCCGGCGCTGAAGTTTGGCCGGCTCTTCCGAGGTCATGGCTGAAAACCGAGCCCTGGAATAGATATGCATAATGTATGCATTGAAGGTTGGGCAGGCAAGTGCAAATGTTTGGGGGTGCTCTGCAGCGACGGTGTAGGCGGTATCATTCGCGTGTCATCCTTTTTAATGAGACGTCACGCGGCATGGACCGGACTAGCATTCGACTGAAATTCGACGAGTACGTTGAGCCGTTCCGCGGATGCGGTCCGTTGGACGTGCACGTGATGAGCGTCTTGGACGCATTGCCGCTGGAGGTGCAGGTCGACTTTGTCAGCGATGATCGGTTTCGAATGTCGCTGGAAGACTACGTGCCGGGGCGAGGCTCGCGGATGTTTATCGAGCTGCCGGCGCATGGAACGGCCACCAGCCGATGCGTGGTGTTGCGGCGTAAATTAGCGGACGCTCCCGAAGCGTTTTCGCTCTACGTGATCGCCCATGAATTCGCGCACGCGTTTTTGCGCAATGGTGGCTGGGGAGCGATCACCGATCGCGAAGACGCCGCGGACGCGTTGGCGGCGCACTGGGGATTTTCGCGGCCACTCGCATGATTCCTGACGTAGTGGGATTTGACGGAATTCCTTCATGCGGCAAAACGCAGGAATTCTGGTGAATCCCACTACCGCAAAGCCAACCGATCATCCAGTGAAGTGGGTCATTGTTTTCAAATCGGTTGGGTTTGCAGTGGACTCGTTAGCCGATTAGAGCATTTTAATTTTTGTCGTAGCGCAACTCGTCAGGAGTTTCGTAAGCCGGCGTGGGGATCGAAAATCTTGGCGACTTCCCGCTGCGGCCTACGGCATTCTTAGAAATGCTCTAGCGGCCTGATCGCGAGTGGGCGCGAGTGAAGCTCGATGATTCATCGCGACCCATCGATGCGAATACCTCATCGGCGGACTGCTGGTGATCGTGATGGGAACGACCGCGGAATCGGCTTCGGCCTGATCGGTTGCCGCCGAAATCTTGTTCGGCCAGGAAGGTGTCGAGTTCGGTGAACGAGACACCGCCGTCCACGTCGGTGTCGGCTTCAGCGATCTTGTCCCAGAATCGTTCGTTGACTTCCGTTTCGACCAGCAAGCCGTCGGCGTCGGCGTCTTTGGCATCGAATGCGGCTTGCCGTGCCGCCAGGGCTGCCGCTTCCAGTTCCGCGATGCTGACCAAGCCGTCTGCATCTGTGTCGACTTCCAGTTCTAGCAGTTTCGCCCAGAGTCGTTCGGACACTTCGTCTTCCGCTAACGCAGCATCGTCGTTGGTATCCAACCGAGTGACCAGCGACTCGGCGTCGTTCCGGAACACTCCAACATGGAAGACACCCGAGCCTGACTGCGGTTCGTCGAGACAGTGCTCCTCGTCCGTCGTATCGGTTTCTTCGGTGTCTGTTTCTTCGGTGTCTGTTTCTTCTGTATCTGTTTCTGTGACTTCGGTCTCGTCGACCAGGCCACCGTCGTCGATCGAACTGTCGTCGGTCGGTTCGTCGGTTTCCTCGGCAGTGTCGGTCGTGTCTGCTTCGTCCGAGGTCTCTTCTGAATTTTCTTCTGGCGTCTCGTCTGTAGCTTCTTCCGTGTCGTCGAGAGTGGTGTCGTCTTCTAGCGACTCATCGGGAACGGTTTCGTCAAGTTCCTCTGTCTCGGGTTCTTCGGTGTCCGTTTCCAGCGTGTCTGTGTCGAGCGTGTCTGTGTCCGCTAGTTCCGTTTCCTCTGCCTCGGCGTTGGCGGTCGTGATCGACGCCAGTGATTCGCCTTCGTTCATGGCATTGATCACGGTCAACGCATCGATTGCCGTGATCGATCCATCCCCGTTGGTGTCGCACAGACCCAGTAGGTCTTGTTCTTCACCGAGGGTGGACGAACTGTTGAGTTGGTTGATCACCATCAACGCGTCGAGAGCCGAGGTGTTGCCATCGGCATTCACGTCCGTGGGGTTGATGTAGTTTTGGAACGTCACTTCGGCATCGAGGCGTCCACCCCAGCGATGCCAGTTGCCGCCTCGGCGCCAACGCCAGCGTGGGAACGGATCGTCGTCCGTGTCGCCGGTGTCAGTGTCGTCCACGTCGGTGTCAGAGTGGTCGTGGTCATCGTCGCTGTTGGTGGGAGTCTCTTCGGTGGGCGTCTCTTCAGTCGGTAACTCGTCCGTCGGCGTTTCTTCGGTGGGGGTTTCGTCTGTTGTTTCTTCGTCAGTGGGCGTCTCGACAGGCGTGTCCGTTACTGCGGCGGCGTAGACTTCCTGGACCGCCGCGGCGTCGATGGCGCTGAGTGTGGTGAAGGCTTGGTTGGCTGAAACAAATGGGGTGAGCACGCTGGCGACCGAATCGGTGTGATCGAGCCCCAGGGAGTGGCCGAGTTCGTGAACGGCAACGTAGACCAGATCGAACGCCCGGTTGCCCAGTGAATTGCCGACCTCCCAAGCTTCGGAAATGTCGAACTCGATATCACCCGCGATACGTGCTGGGTTCACGTCGTCGGGGAAGTAAGCCTGGGCGAGCGTGCCAGCGACGCCATCAATATTGGTGAAGGTGATGTCGATCGAGTCGCGTTGTCCCGATTGGTCGGTTTGCGTGAACGTGATATCGGCTGCACTGGCCCACGCGTTCAGGGCCGTTTCGATCGCGGCGTCGGTCTCAGCTTGGGTGAGCGAGTCGGGGGAGTTGGCGATGTAATACGTCAGTTCCGCGCTGCCCAGTCCTGGTCCATCCCATCCAAGGCTGGCGGCCAGCACGCGGCGTGCTTCCAGTGGCTCTGCCATCAAGCGTCGGCGTTTGGCTTTTTGGCGACGAGTCGAGCTGGATCCGAACATATTCAGTCTCCCTAATGAATGATTACAACGGGCGAACAAGAACGAATCGTTCTCCCGGATCGTTAGGGCGATAGAGGGCTGGCGATGTCACGCCTTTTGCAAAGAATATTCGGGAATCTTTTGGGGGCGTGAGGGCAGCTGTTTGCAAGCAAACATGGACGCGGTTGGTTGCTGATTGTGAAGCCGTTGTAAGCGTGTGGTCCTCCTTCTTTTGCAATCAAGTCTCGTCAAGTAAATCGTGTTCGTAGATGGGCATGTGTCGGTAGTAAACTTCGAGGCAATACAGCGAGAAGCAGGTGGTGTAGAGCCGCCCGGCATGGAAGCCCCACTGGTCGCCGACAGGTGACCAGCTGCCCCGTTCACGGCCG
Coding sequences within it:
- a CDS encoding TraR/DksA family transcriptional regulator, producing the protein MPRQETLKKLRITLVRRRDALRRALAGDLSLLRELHQQKTGDPLDAAADTVQDELNSQLVEVEARELAAIEEAIDKFETGNYGDCEDCGKPIPLNRLKALPYASECIECKRKSELGDSGEGTKTPWNRMYDMTEADSL
- a CDS encoding UDP-glucuronic acid decarboxylase family protein, whose product is MIERILVTGGAGFLGSHICERLVDQGHDVICLDNFFTSQKTNVAHLLERPNFELIRHDITLPIHLEVDQIYNMACPAAPGHYQYNPIKTIKTSVLGSINMLGIAKRCGARILQASTSEVYGDPEQHPQTESYRGNVNPIGIRACYDEGKRVAETLFMDYHRSNKVDIRLVRIFNTYGPRMHPYDGRVVSTFIRQAIAGDDITLFGDGEQTRSFCFRDDLVDAIIGMMNQDGFVGPVNIGNPVEFTIRELAEKVIALCDSKSKLAFEPLPADDPTRRRPDISLAKEKLGWDPGIKLDEGLKHTIDWFKTIRLEDYRPPTPNYS
- a CDS encoding ketoacyl-ACP synthase III — protein: MPHAQIGPIAVHLPPRVEHNDTLQEQFPSWDLNLIAEKTGIQQRHIADPGVTSADLAVAAATDLFERENIDPASIDFVLLCTQTPDYPLPTTACLVQDRLGLPTRCGAVDFNLGCSGFVYGLAMADGLMQSGAAKRVLLLTAETYSKYIDDGDRSLRTIFGDAAAATLLTAEEKPSLSAFQFGSDGSGADMLIVGDGGARPPEDAIRPRHRKRWKSRLYMDGPSLINFTVDAIPRLVKEILEVDGYSDDDVHRYLMHQATWKMLDQLRLRMDVDDARLPIDMADIGNTVSCTLPILIDRLRRKGELNRDVAGDKLNVLVGFGVGLSWAGCLWRDHYQAT
- a CDS encoding YqgE/AlgH family protein, encoding MDQPNKGAEAQNCTGCFLVASPYLADGHFFRSVVFIVRHTDEGAFGVVINRVSDQRFSDAVEMSDPSWAKSSKKSKPGATSNAEADAPADASASIDRDLIHLGGPVEGPLIALHEVAGIGEPCGVPGNPDQPHGTETILNDHPAEAFGSMSIQYANAPAWMTTDEDHLRILFRREDARLKFIVGYSGWGKGQLEDELKAGGWLVTPAESDSIFDGDGDIWEKLVKRCGHAILKDLRPDLSLPAESEAFDPGLN
- a CDS encoding metallophosphoesterase family protein, with the protein product MARYVIGDVHGCSKALRSMLETLKPGSGDEVILVGDYVDRGPNSKDVVDQLLTLQQCCELTVLRGNHEVMLQGVTMNDMDATTWIENGGNTTIASYGGSATKIPSNHLDFFQGLKRYHETETEIFVHAMYDPQQPIGEQSDELTYWTHLPKVVPAPHVSGKRIYMGHTPQPNGEILRRSHMVVVDTYCFGGGFLTALDLETDAIVQADRHGHVRRVPIEHLYLAALKCIDWLRGKGGESEGG
- a CDS encoding matrixin family metalloprotease, producing the protein MFGSSSTRRQKAKRRRLMAEPLEARRVLAASLGWDGPGLGSAELTYYIANSPDSLTQAETDAAIETALNAWASAADITFTQTDQSGQRDSIDITFTNIDGVAGTLAQAYFPDDVNPARIAGDIEFDISEAWEVGNSLGNRAFDLVYVAVHELGHSLGLDHTDSVASVLTPFVSANQAFTTLSAIDAAAVQEVYAAAVTDTPVETPTDEETTDETPTEETPTDELPTEETPTEETPTNSDDDHDHSDTDVDDTDTGDTDDDPFPRWRWRRGGNWHRWGGRLDAEVTFQNYINPTDVNADGNTSALDALMVINQLNSSSTLGEEQDLLGLCDTNGDGSITAIDALTVINAMNEGESLASITTANAEAEETELADTDTLDTDTLETDTEEPETEELDETVPDESLEDDTTLDDTEEATDETPEENSEETSDEADTTDTAEETDEPTDDSSIDDGGLVDETEVTETDTEETDTEETDTEETDTTDEEHCLDEPQSGSGVFHVGVFRNDAESLVTRLDTNDDAALAEDEVSERLWAKLLELEVDTDADGLVSIAELEAAALAARQAAFDAKDADADGLLVETEVNERFWDKIAEADTDVDGGVSFTELDTFLAEQDFGGNRSGRSRFRGRSHHDHQQSADEVFASMGRDESSSFTRAHSRSGR